Proteins from one Leptonema illini DSM 21528 genomic window:
- a CDS encoding helix-turn-helix transcriptional regulator, whose amino-acid sequence MAPFFHALLPGLLWMDIALVGAIAGIFLIASMRTSKKDLRPLFGFFFLITTEIYLIYWLLHYIAPPELLSSSAVQLVFGAGILLLPYCFWMFSLSVFDDGFRPGRLHLAVLLGRFLLVAVTLPGRLPEHPFLFLESSGKSDDLLYLFPNILYSLALIFHSLLVAHRGQRDDLVELRLDLRRIFVLLIGLLIAWIIASLFILRPLQADLPVSLINATMTLLLSLAFLWLAIRLHPDILPLELKEKVGYRPDPALKERLLEALEKDHIYRQEGLTIGELARTLSVQEYRLRRLINGEMGFRNFNDLLNRYRIQEACELLDRPDLPIIRIATDIGYPSPGPFNRVFRTLTGQTPTEYRQRKKE is encoded by the coding sequence ATGGCTCCTTTCTTTCACGCCCTTCTGCCGGGCCTGCTCTGGATGGATATCGCCCTCGTCGGCGCGATTGCCGGTATCTTTTTGATCGCCTCGATGCGCACGTCGAAGAAGGATCTGCGGCCGCTTTTTGGTTTCTTCTTCTTGATCACGACCGAGATCTATCTGATCTACTGGCTGCTTCATTATATCGCACCGCCCGAGCTGCTCTCCTCGTCGGCGGTACAGCTTGTTTTCGGTGCCGGCATCCTGCTTCTGCCGTATTGCTTCTGGATGTTCTCGCTTTCGGTCTTTGACGATGGGTTCCGTCCCGGTCGATTGCATCTTGCCGTTCTTCTCGGCCGTTTTCTACTTGTGGCCGTGACACTGCCGGGCCGCCTGCCCGAGCATCCCTTTCTCTTTCTTGAAAGCAGCGGTAAAAGCGACGACCTGCTCTATCTCTTTCCCAACATCCTCTACTCGCTTGCTCTTATCTTTCATTCGCTGCTTGTCGCCCATCGCGGTCAGCGCGATGATCTCGTCGAACTGCGTCTTGATCTGCGGCGCATCTTTGTTCTCCTGATCGGGCTTTTGATTGCCTGGATCATCGCCTCGCTGTTTATTCTGCGACCGCTTCAGGCCGATCTTCCGGTAAGTCTCATCAACGCGACGATGACGCTTTTACTCTCGCTGGCCTTCCTGTGGCTTGCGATACGTCTGCATCCTGATATTCTTCCTCTTGAACTGAAAGAGAAGGTCGGGTATCGCCCCGATCCCGCCCTCAAAGAACGCCTGCTTGAAGCTCTGGAAAAAGATCACATCTACAGGCAGGAAGGCCTCACGATCGGCGAGCTGGCCCGCACGCTTTCCGTACAGGAGTACCGGCTCAGGCGCCTGATCAACGGCGAGATGGGATTCCGCAACTTCAACGATCTCCTGAATCGCTATCGCATACAGGAGGCCTGCGAGTTGCTTGATCGCCCCGATCTGCCGATCATCCGCATCGCCACCGATATCGGTTACCCTTCTCCTGGCCCCTTCAATCGGGTCTTCCGAACTCTGACCGGACAGACTCCGACCGAGTACCGCCAGCGCAAAAAAGAATAA